A window from Argopecten irradians isolate NY chromosome 3, Ai_NY, whole genome shotgun sequence encodes these proteins:
- the LOC138317505 gene encoding ubiquitin carboxyl-terminal hydrolase 2-like, translating to MTSSLRLYVPGSWSSSYNRMPSRTADFNFSSSGHGYSPSARSNYNASTLSRVPRASSLPRSPSYSTTSSTSTSRTRVGYSGHGSSNQRPTSRSSLTSNMSSRTLPPGPGPLDSSGKKLSVLAGNGHSSSTRDFKTRSTTSSSSIGGNGPLKADHASTSYSRAYGTHESSSTLSRGERPSSGLKGRRSSSIANLSDKTSSLRIEDDLNHTPRSRVSDPHDLSSSRTSKRDQYESEYREHRRNSRTIEPKETNSTEDFFYKNFSSPNSRLGSPSHEKETSLPPSGRKYENGLDSKPGRSSSNSFTSPAVTSRYLHAGKTGLRNLGNTCFMNSVLQCLSNTKPLIEFCLNEEYLSEKNTSTSSMKGQLITAYASLMMSMWKDNDASHISPSPFKMQVQKFAPRFTGYAQQDAQEFLRYLLEGLHEDVNRVRSKPKPVTIKDEDFSNDSEKANEYYRVYLSYDNSRIVEIFVGQLKSELRFKDCGHKSTTFDPFWDLSVPIPKKSSQVSIQQCINLFMKEEELDHDERPTCEQCKKRKACTKSFSIQRFPQILVLHLKRFSQGRYSQKVSSCVDFPSTLDMSEFASEKGASRVVYNLYAVSNHIGSVHSGHYTAYCKHPYSAEWNSFNDTRVSSTSSSSVISPEAYVLFYELSGQKSARL from the exons ATGACGTCGTCACTTCGCTTATATGTTCCTGGTTCCTGGTCTAGTAGCTATAATAGAATGCCCAGTCGTACAGCTGATTTCAATTTTAGTAGCTCTGGCCATGGATATTCACCAAGTGCAAGGTCAAACTACAATGCCTCCACCCTATCAAGAGTACCTAGAGCATCCAGCCTTCCCAGAAGTCCTTCTTACAGCACTACCAGTTCCACTAGCACTAGTAGGACAAGAGTTGGGTATTCTGGTCATGGATCCAGCAACCAGAGGCCAACGTCAAGGTCCAGCCTCACTTCAAATATGTCATCAAGAACACTACCACCTGGACCAGGGCCTTTAGATTCATCAGGAAAGAAGTTGAGCGTGTTAGCAGGGAATGGACATTCTTCTTCGACTCGTGACTTTAAAACCCGTTCAACAACTAGCTCCTCAAGTATTGGTGGTAATGGACCCTTAAAAGCTGATCATGCAAGTACATCTTATTCTCGTGCTTATGGGACGCATGAATCGTCTTCAACGTTATCCAGAGGGGAAAGGCCTTCAAGTGGGTTAAAAGGTCGGAGATCATCAAGTATAGCAAATCTTAGTGACAAGACTTCCTCTCTACGGATTGAGGATGACCTGAATCACACGCCGAGGTCAAGGGTATCAGACCCACATGATTTATCCTCTTCTCGCACCTCAAAGCGGGATCAGTATGAATCGGAATACAGGGAACACAGAAGGAACAGTCGAACTATTGAACCTAAGGAGACAAATAGTACTGAAGACTTTTTTTATAAGAACTTTTCATCTCCAAATTCAAGACTTGGTAGTCCTTCCCATGAAAAAGAAACAAGTCTGCCTCCTTCAGGGCGAAAATATGAGAATGGGTTGGACTCAAAACCAGGACGCAGCTCTTCTAATTCCTTTACCTCTCCTGCG GTTACAAGTCGATACTTGCACGCAGGAAAGACTGGTCTCCGGAACCTCGGAAATact TGTTTTATGAACTCAGTTCTCCAGTGCCTTAGTAACACCAAACCTCTTATTGAATTCTGTCTGAATGAAGAATACCTGTCAGAGAAAAACACATCTACCAGCTCCATGAAGGGCCAGCTCATAACAG CCTATGCAAGTCTGATGATGTCAATGTGGAAAGATAATGATGCCTCTCATATATCTCCCAGTCCTTTCAAGATGCAAGTACAGAAGTTTGCCCCCAGGTTTACAGGATATGC ACAACAAGATGCTCAGGAGTTTCTGCGTTACCTATTAGAGGGTCTACATGAAGATGTCAACCGAGTGCGATCTAAACCCAAACCTGTCACTATCAAGGATGAAGACTTCTCCAA TGACAGTGAGAAAGCCAATGAGTATTATCGAGTGTATTTGTCTTATGACAACAGCCGGATTGTTG aaatttttGTTGGTCAGTTAAAAAGTGAGCTGAGATTTAAAGATTGTGGTCACAAATCAACAACCTTTGATCCATTCTGGGATTTGTCTGTGCCGATTCCAAAG aaaagcTCCCAAGTCAGTATACAACAGTGTATAAACCTGTTTATGAAGGAGGAGGAGCTGGACCATGATGAGCGACCT ACGTGTGAGCAGTGTAAGAAGAGGAAGGCATGTACTAAGAGTTTCAGTATACAGAGGTTCCCACAGATCCTTGTGCTTC ACTTGAAGCGATTCAGCCAAGGCCGATACAGTCAGAAAGTTTCTTCCTGTGTTGACTTCCCTAGTACCTTAGATATGTCCGAGTTTGCTTCTGAAAAAG GTGCGTCACGAGTGGTGTACAATTTGTATGCTGTCAGTAATCATATAGGAAGTGTTCATTCTGGTCACTACACAGCTTACTGTAAACATCCTTACTCTGCTGAATGGAACTCCTTCAACGACACAAG AGTGTCATCCACAAGTTCGAGCAGTGTTATATCACCAGAAGCCTATGTTTTGTTCTATGAGCTGTCGGGTCAAAAGTCTGCCCGTCTATAA